From a single Pseudoalteromonas nigrifaciens genomic region:
- a CDS encoding flavin reductase family protein, with amino-acid sequence MITQILDQFSKWFLHHQSFASYIEPIMQVFKPAWRAGQYRAQVVDAVSLNGSFLSVQLKPSKQWPKHTAGQHISLTLEINGRLLTRVFTVASSAQQFKNTGLVRLLIKTNAQGRFTGLLNNTLKAGLWCSISAPNGDFVFKSTHTPATFIAGGSGITPMLAMLDDYLSQTTQKVLLVYYAKVTEHQCVDELGELAARFAHFSFLLLTREQSSDITCNIKPWENPDIYCCGPAAFMQTVSDFAIKHDLNYYQEAFGLALPRLKDDSQFNVKINSGAHVVLGNDVLLTQFEEKKLPVKRGCGIGICHQCQCIKKSGVVRNLKTGELSDSGEQLIQLCVSQAVSDLELQL; translated from the coding sequence ATGATCACGCAAATATTAGATCAATTTTCAAAATGGTTTTTACACCATCAAAGTTTTGCCAGTTATATAGAGCCAATTATGCAGGTGTTTAAACCCGCATGGCGCGCTGGGCAATATAGAGCGCAAGTAGTTGACGCAGTTAGCCTTAATGGGAGTTTTTTAAGTGTGCAACTTAAGCCAAGTAAACAATGGCCTAAGCATACTGCTGGGCAGCATATAAGTTTAACCCTTGAAATTAACGGGCGATTATTAACGCGTGTTTTTACTGTTGCTTCAAGCGCTCAGCAATTTAAAAACACAGGCTTAGTGCGTTTACTAATCAAAACGAATGCACAAGGGCGCTTTACAGGCTTACTAAATAACACCTTAAAAGCGGGTTTGTGGTGCAGTATTTCTGCGCCAAACGGCGACTTTGTATTTAAAAGCACACATACACCGGCCACTTTTATTGCTGGTGGGTCGGGCATTACTCCCATGCTGGCTATGCTTGATGATTACCTAAGCCAAACAACGCAAAAGGTGTTGTTAGTGTATTACGCAAAAGTAACTGAGCATCAATGTGTTGATGAGTTGGGTGAACTGGCTGCACGGTTTGCGCATTTTTCGTTTTTATTATTAACGCGCGAGCAATCAAGCGATATAACCTGCAATATTAAACCATGGGAAAACCCCGATATTTATTGCTGTGGCCCTGCAGCCTTTATGCAAACGGTGAGTGACTTTGCTATAAAGCATGATTTAAATTACTACCAAGAGGCATTTGGTTTAGCGTTGCCGCGCTTAAAAGACGACAGCCAATTTAATGTAAAAATTAACAGTGGCGCGCATGTGGTGTTGGGCAACGATGTTTTGCTGACTCAGTTTGAAGAAAAAAAGCTACCCGTTAAACGCGGTTGCGGCATTGGTATTTGCCATCAGTGCCAATGTATTAAAAAGTCAGGCGTGGTACGCAATTTAAAAACCGGTGAATTAAGTGATAGCGGCGAGCAGTTAATTCAACTTTGCGTAAGCCAAGCGGTAAGTGATTTGGAGCTACAATTATGA
- a CDS encoding SDR family oxidoreductase, whose translation MNYNNKTVWITGASSGIGKELAIQFAELGASVILSARNVEKLTALKAELKGEGHLILPLDLAKPEEVLSKVTAAINELPAIDILINNGGISQRSLFLENDFKVYRQLMEVNYFGLVALTKAVLPSMVARKSGSVVAISSVAGKVGSKLRTGYSGTKFAVVGFMDCLRAEVKEHNIHCLTICPGFIKTAIAHNSLNPQGVAQNKSEQAIENGMDVKVAASKMINAINSKKDEVIVGQGLSGWAPTIKRFFPRLFNRLTAKVNFK comes from the coding sequence ATGAATTATAATAATAAAACAGTGTGGATCACCGGTGCGTCATCGGGCATAGGTAAGGAGCTGGCAATACAGTTTGCAGAGCTAGGTGCTAGCGTTATTTTATCGGCGCGTAATGTTGAAAAACTGACAGCGCTTAAGGCTGAACTAAAAGGAGAAGGGCATTTAATATTGCCACTCGATTTAGCAAAGCCCGAAGAAGTATTAAGTAAAGTTACCGCGGCAATAAATGAGTTGCCCGCAATCGATATTTTAATTAATAACGGTGGCATATCGCAGCGTAGCTTATTTTTAGAAAACGACTTTAAAGTGTACCGCCAATTAATGGAGGTTAACTATTTTGGTTTAGTGGCATTAACTAAAGCGGTACTGCCCTCTATGGTTGCAAGAAAAAGTGGCTCGGTTGTGGCTATAAGTAGTGTGGCAGGAAAGGTAGGCTCTAAACTAAGAACCGGTTACTCAGGCACTAAATTTGCTGTGGTGGGGTTTATGGATTGCCTGCGCGCAGAAGTAAAAGAGCATAACATTCATTGTTTAACAATTTGCCCAGGTTTTATAAAAACCGCGATTGCGCACAACTCATTAAACCCGCAAGGTGTTGCACAAAATAAATCTGAGCAAGCTATAGAAAATGGCATGGATGTTAAAGTAGCCGCATCAAAAATGATTAACGCTATTAATAGCAAAAAAGATGAAGTGATTGTTGGCCAAGGCTTAAGTGGTTGGGCTCCTACCATTAAACGCTTTTTTCCGCGTTTATTTAACCGTTTAACAGCTAAAGTTAACTTTAAATAA
- a CDS encoding MFS transporter, whose translation MIEFVATSKSNNPLAPVIGLSFFAIASGFLMSLIPLSLSAFKLDVDLAPWLASVFYFGLLIGATCIERIVVKIGHRFAFILFLSLLILSVLAQLVMPKAGVWLMARFVAGMAVAGVFVVVESWLLMTNTPKARAKRLGLYMTSLYGGSAVGQLAIAPLGTVGAVPYLFVVGLLLLAILAPLLITSGQPDSQELQKLPLKEIKTLSRPAILGCLASGLLLGPIYGLMPVYIAAQSEQAQYTGLLMAIIILGGMLVQPLVSYLSTRMGKNLLMAMFCFLGAASVLGILQTTSFSGLVVSYLVLGAASFALYPIAITLACDSLPMAKIVSATEIMLLSYSLGSVLGPMLAANFSDASDGILLYLGGCLATTCIYMLIKSMKDIPTGSTPVAG comes from the coding sequence ATGATAGAATTCGTTGCTACTAGCAAGTCAAATAACCCGTTAGCACCTGTTATCGGTTTGTCTTTTTTTGCTATAGCTTCTGGCTTTTTAATGAGCCTGATCCCGCTATCGCTATCGGCATTTAAACTCGATGTAGATCTTGCCCCATGGCTAGCGAGTGTATTTTATTTTGGCTTACTTATTGGCGCTACATGCATTGAACGCATAGTGGTAAAAATAGGCCACAGGTTTGCTTTTATTTTATTTCTTAGTTTATTAATTTTAAGTGTTCTTGCTCAGCTAGTTATGCCTAAAGCTGGGGTTTGGTTAATGGCGCGTTTTGTTGCCGGTATGGCCGTTGCAGGTGTATTTGTGGTGGTTGAATCGTGGTTATTAATGACCAACACGCCTAAAGCTCGTGCTAAACGTTTAGGCCTTTACATGACCTCGCTTTATGGCGGCAGCGCAGTAGGCCAACTTGCTATAGCACCGCTAGGCACGGTAGGTGCTGTGCCCTACTTATTTGTAGTTGGTTTATTATTGCTAGCAATTTTAGCACCGTTATTAATTACATCAGGCCAACCAGATAGCCAAGAACTACAAAAACTGCCATTAAAAGAAATTAAAACCCTTAGCCGCCCAGCAATATTAGGTTGCTTAGCGTCGGGGCTATTACTGGGGCCAATTTACGGATTAATGCCTGTATATATCGCAGCACAAAGCGAGCAAGCTCAATATACAGGTTTGTTAATGGCAATTATTATTCTTGGCGGCATGTTAGTACAGCCACTTGTAAGTTACTTATCTACTCGTATGGGTAAAAACTTACTCATGGCAATGTTTTGCTTTTTAGGTGCAGCAAGCGTGTTAGGTATATTGCAAACAACCAGCTTTAGCGGCTTAGTTGTTAGCTATTTAGTGTTAGGGGCAGCAAGTTTTGCACTTTACCCTATTGCCATTACGCTCGCCTGCGACTCTTTGCCTATGGCTAAAATTGTATCAGCAACCGAAATCATGCTTTTAAGCTACAGCCTAGGCTCTGTGCTAGGCCCAATGCTTGCAGCTAACTTCTCTGATGCAAGCGATGGTATTTTACTTTATTTAGGCGGCTGCTTAGCCACCACCTGTATTTACATGCTAATTAAAAGCATGAAAGACATTCCAACAGGCAGTACACCCGTTGCAGGCTAA
- a CDS encoding sodium-dependent bicarbonate transport family permease, with translation MPDIVVMFFILGLIAGLIHSDLAIPKATYETLSLLLMLTIGLKGGMVLHGNLNWQLLPEMGAIMLLGGLIPLMLYPILKYVITLSHANSASIAAHYGSVSAGTFAVALAYAESSSLVVGAEVTLYLVMLELPAIIVGLLIYRKFNKESAPAKKLSLKAVWHEALTNKSVILLVGGVIIGIMYGTQQGSQVTSLLTNGFKVVLALFLLEMGLTAAQTLRPVPWHHWKLALFAIITPLFLGTLGVAVGTLLHLEMGSIVVLGSLVASASYIAAPAAIKAAIPEANIGLAMLCSLGITFPFNVLIGIGLYHQLALLMQ, from the coding sequence GTGCCCGATATTGTTGTTATGTTTTTTATATTAGGTTTAATCGCCGGACTTATACACTCTGATCTTGCTATACCCAAAGCCACTTACGAAACCCTAAGCTTACTGCTAATGCTTACTATTGGTTTAAAAGGCGGTATGGTTTTACACGGTAATTTAAATTGGCAGCTACTCCCTGAAATGGGGGCCATTATGCTGCTTGGGGGGCTTATTCCTTTAATGCTGTACCCTATTTTAAAGTACGTTATTACACTTTCTCATGCTAATAGTGCCAGTATTGCGGCGCATTATGGCTCTGTTAGTGCGGGTACATTTGCTGTTGCGCTTGCCTACGCAGAGTCGTCTAGTTTGGTTGTAGGCGCTGAAGTAACTTTGTATTTAGTGATGCTAGAGCTGCCGGCCATTATTGTTGGCCTGCTAATATATAGAAAATTTAATAAAGAAAGTGCGCCAGCTAAAAAGCTGTCTTTAAAAGCGGTTTGGCACGAAGCGCTAACCAATAAAAGCGTTATTTTACTCGTTGGCGGTGTAATTATTGGCATAATGTATGGCACGCAACAAGGTAGCCAAGTTACCAGCTTATTAACTAACGGCTTTAAGGTTGTACTGGCATTATTTTTACTTGAAATGGGTTTAACCGCAGCGCAAACTTTGCGCCCTGTGCCTTGGCATCATTGGAAGTTAGCTTTATTTGCTATTATTACCCCTTTATTTTTGGGCACGCTTGGCGTAGCAGTCGGTACACTTTTACACCTGGAAATGGGTTCAATTGTAGTTTTAGGGAGCCTAGTTGCCAGTGCCTCATACATTGCAGCGCCTGCAGCCATAAAAGCCGCTATTCCAGAAGCGAATATTGGCCTTGCTATGCTGTGCTCTTTAGGTATTACCTTTCCGTTTAATGTTTTAATAGGTATTGGTTTGTATCATCAATTAGCGCTGCTAATGCAGTAA
- a CDS encoding DUF6435 family protein yields MFSIFKSDPSKKLRKEYDAKLEQGMQAQRKGDIKSYAMLSAEAEKIWSEIETLEAKKAK; encoded by the coding sequence ATGTTTTCGATATTTAAATCAGATCCAAGCAAAAAACTACGCAAAGAGTACGACGCAAAATTAGAGCAAGGCATGCAGGCACAGCGTAAAGGCGATATTAAAAGCTACGCTATGTTAAGCGCCGAGGCCGAAAAAATTTGGAGTGAAATAGAAACTCTTGAGGCTAAAAAAGCTAAGTAA
- a CDS encoding GNAT family N-acetyltransferase, whose amino-acid sequence MISYQATVDLYASVDITYKNMRSYYEYYSVCWEQSNIQEQIVDLENWDILYNTSLVGAIRLAFDNEGCYIRDIQVSEKFQNKGIGAAALAECERLAIKAGVNLLRLRVFKISPAYHLYTRNGFVIDKEEDRFFYMSRKIY is encoded by the coding sequence GTGATTTCATATCAAGCAACAGTCGATCTTTATGCATCGGTAGATATTACATATAAAAATATGCGTTCATACTATGAATATTATTCGGTTTGCTGGGAACAATCTAATATACAAGAGCAAATTGTAGACTTAGAAAATTGGGATATTCTTTATAATACTTCGCTCGTTGGCGCAATTCGTTTAGCCTTTGATAATGAAGGATGTTATATCCGAGATATACAGGTTAGTGAGAAATTTCAAAATAAGGGAATTGGGGCAGCTGCTCTAGCAGAGTGCGAACGATTAGCGATTAAAGCTGGTGTTAATTTACTTAGACTACGAGTTTTTAAAATTAGCCCTGCGTATCATCTGTATACGAGAAATGGCTTCGTAATAGACAAAGAAGAAGACCGGTTTTTCTATATGTCACGAAAGATCTATTAA
- a CDS encoding DUF962 domain-containing protein, which translates to MKTLQQQLGNYGLYHRSKRNVLTHLLGIPLIVFAVLCLLARIQIPLGGLVIDGGQLIVFVSVVYYLMLSVSLGLIMAVLLTILLVGAQPIAAMAFTPWLTISIGLFVFGWILQFAGHYFEGKKPAFIDDISGLIIGPLYVTAELLFMLGCYKKLEQQVTDIAGPTKP; encoded by the coding sequence ATGAAAACCCTGCAGCAGCAACTAGGTAACTACGGGCTTTATCACCGCTCAAAACGCAATGTACTCACCCACCTGTTAGGTATTCCGCTCATTGTATTTGCCGTATTGTGTTTATTGGCGCGCATTCAGATCCCGTTGGGAGGCCTTGTTATAGATGGCGGACAACTTATTGTATTTGTATCAGTTGTGTATTATTTAATGTTGAGTGTGTCGTTGGGTCTTATTATGGCTGTGCTATTAACTATATTACTTGTGGGCGCGCAACCTATTGCAGCTATGGCATTTACTCCTTGGTTAACGATTAGTATAGGACTGTTTGTATTTGGTTGGATTTTACAGTTTGCTGGCCACTATTTTGAAGGTAAAAAACCCGCGTTTATAGATGATATATCGGGGCTTATTATTGGCCCTTTGTATGTAACTGCAGAGCTATTATTTATGTTGGGCTGTTATAAAAAGCTAGAGCAGCAAGTAACCGACATTGCTGGCCCGACCAAGCCATAA
- a CDS encoding LysR substrate-binding domain-containing protein, whose amino-acid sequence MDLRHISFRLLEVFMSVVKTRSLSETARQLYLTQPTVSLQIKRLQEEIGEPLITMQQQKLQVTEAGLELFRTCKQVFAHFEDYQDFLAELRGGERGRCKIAMVNTAQYILPKLLGPYSNLHPHVELPLEIGNREEVLARFERGEDDIYVFSHPPSLEQAQAARFLHNPLEFIVPNNHPLLNKKNVTLADLMPYRFLLRENGSATRMLFESELQSRGLVLSDGVKMASNEAIRVAVSSGMGISLLSHHVLPKGDNSYTKLHVIDTDIASQWYFVMRTDRHISHAARSFLKFAQANLEHYLDTKWVRNELHRLHLEPKT is encoded by the coding sequence ATGGATTTAAGGCATATATCGTTTAGATTACTAGAAGTGTTTATGAGTGTAGTAAAAACCCGCTCGTTAAGTGAAACAGCAAGGCAGCTTTATTTAACGCAACCTACTGTTTCACTTCAAATAAAGCGCTTACAAGAAGAAATAGGAGAGCCACTAATAACTATGCAACAGCAAAAGTTACAGGTAACCGAGGCTGGCCTTGAGCTATTTAGAACCTGCAAGCAGGTGTTTGCTCATTTTGAAGATTACCAAGATTTTTTAGCCGAATTACGTGGAGGCGAGCGAGGGCGGTGTAAAATTGCCATGGTAAATACGGCGCAATATATTTTGCCTAAATTACTCGGCCCATATAGTAATTTGCATCCGCATGTAGAGTTACCGCTGGAAATAGGCAATCGCGAAGAGGTATTAGCTCGCTTTGAGCGTGGAGAAGACGATATTTACGTTTTTAGCCACCCACCATCGTTAGAGCAAGCCCAAGCAGCTCGGTTTTTACATAATCCATTAGAATTTATAGTGCCTAATAATCATCCTCTATTGAATAAAAAAAACGTAACGTTGGCGGACTTAATGCCATATCGATTTTTACTGCGTGAAAATGGTTCTGCCACACGTATGCTATTTGAAAGTGAGCTACAAAGTAGGGGCTTAGTACTTAGCGACGGCGTTAAAATGGCGAGTAACGAAGCCATACGGGTTGCAGTGTCGTCGGGTATGGGAATTAGCTTGCTGTCGCATCATGTTTTACCAAAAGGTGATAATAGCTATACAAAACTGCATGTGATCGACACCGATATAGCCAGCCAATGGTACTTTGTAATGCGTACCGACAGACACATTTCGCACGCAGCGCGCAGCTTTTTAAAGTTTGCCCAAGCTAATTTAGAGCATTACCTCGATACAAAATGGGTGCGTAATGAACTCCATAGATTACATTTAGAACCTAAAACTTAA
- a CDS encoding branched-chain amino acid aminotransferase yields the protein MKMAAFGTVFMPQMIQARFSDNKWSESSIVPSDKLELHPGAHVLHYSSTCFEGLKAFRHEDGSVYIFRMDANIARMQQSSELLSLPSVDGEMLKTMIIDIVRQYADETPLPPGSMYIRPTHIGTEAAIGKAAAPSMSSLLYTLLSPVGDYFSGGATALRVLLEEDGMRCAPHMGMIKSGGNYASALGPISAARTKHQADQILFCPGGDVQETGAANFILIDGNEIITKALDSTFLHGVTRNSILTIAKDLGMTVSERDFSVTELLERAAKPGTEAALSGTAAVLTPVGTFIHNDKEYQVGNGEAGPTTARLRQALNDIQWGKTADTHGWLTKI from the coding sequence ATTAAAATGGCCGCATTTGGTACTGTGTTTATGCCGCAGATGATTCAAGCTCGTTTTTCTGATAATAAATGGAGCGAAAGCTCAATTGTCCCTTCTGATAAGCTTGAACTGCATCCTGGCGCTCACGTTTTACATTATTCAAGCACATGTTTTGAAGGCTTAAAAGCCTTTCGCCATGAAGATGGCTCAGTCTATATTTTTAGAATGGATGCAAACATTGCGCGCATGCAGCAGAGTTCTGAATTGCTTAGTTTACCAAGTGTTGATGGCGAGATGCTAAAAACCATGATTATTGATATTGTGCGCCAATATGCAGATGAAACGCCTTTACCACCGGGCTCTATGTATATTCGCCCAACGCATATTGGTACTGAGGCCGCAATTGGTAAAGCCGCTGCGCCTTCAATGAGCTCATTGCTATATACCTTGTTATCGCCAGTAGGAGATTACTTTAGTGGCGGTGCAACGGCACTGCGCGTATTACTTGAAGAAGATGGTATGCGCTGTGCGCCGCACATGGGCATGATAAAAAGTGGTGGCAACTACGCCAGTGCACTAGGACCAATTTCAGCAGCACGTACTAAGCATCAGGCAGATCAAATTTTATTTTGTCCAGGTGGCGACGTACAAGAAACCGGTGCAGCTAACTTTATTTTAATTGATGGCAACGAAATTATTACTAAAGCGCTCGATAGCACGTTTTTACATGGCGTTACCCGTAATAGTATTTTAACCATAGCTAAAGACTTAGGTATGACGGTAAGCGAGCGTGACTTTAGCGTTACTGAGCTTTTAGAGCGCGCAGCTAAACCGGGCACTGAAGCAGCACTTTCGGGTACTGCGGCAGTATTAACACCAGTGGGCACGTTTATTCATAATGATAAAGAATACCAAGTTGGTAACGGCGAAGCTGGCCCAACTACGGCACGCCTGCGCCAAGCATTGAACGATATTCAATGGGGTAAAACTGCAGATACACACGGTTGGTTAACTAAAATTTAG
- a CDS encoding fatty acid desaturase family protein, whose protein sequence is MKTINFEQLEKELNAIKMDTLGKVGQQDADYIRAVVRKQRVCEWSGRILLMLGFIVPLLWVVGVLLLALAKILDNMEIGHNVMHGQYDWMNDKQLNSQNYEWDIACDGQSWHRVHNFEHHTYTNIIGKDRDFGYGLLRLSDDFKWRLKNTWQFITYLNLSVLFQWGVSYHELAGERVFIGKKKPHRDGAVLHSTLKQRFFSKGARQLIKDYVIFPLLAGPLFLWVLAGNLVANLIRNLWTSTIIFCGHFTEQTHTFKEQDCVNESQGQWYYRQVLGSSNIKGPRWFHVLTGHLSFQIEHHLFPDMPSSRYQEVAPQVQAVLQKQGIAYNTGGFFSQYASVLKRIFRYSFK, encoded by the coding sequence ATGAAAACCATTAACTTTGAGCAATTAGAAAAAGAATTAAATGCCATAAAAATGGATACCCTTGGCAAAGTAGGCCAGCAAGATGCTGATTATATTCGCGCTGTTGTACGTAAACAGCGAGTATGCGAATGGAGCGGGCGTATTTTACTTATGCTTGGTTTTATTGTGCCATTACTGTGGGTTGTGGGTGTGCTGTTACTCGCCCTTGCTAAAATTTTAGATAATATGGAAATTGGCCACAATGTAATGCATGGCCAGTACGATTGGATGAACGACAAGCAACTTAATTCACAAAACTATGAATGGGACATAGCCTGCGATGGACAAAGTTGGCACCGAGTGCATAACTTTGAGCACCACACATACACCAATATTATAGGTAAAGACCGCGATTTTGGTTATGGCTTATTAAGGTTAAGTGACGATTTTAAATGGCGTTTAAAAAACACGTGGCAATTTATAACCTATTTAAATTTAAGTGTGTTGTTTCAATGGGGAGTGTCGTATCACGAACTGGCAGGCGAGCGCGTGTTTATAGGTAAAAAGAAGCCACACCGCGATGGTGCCGTATTGCATAGCACCTTAAAACAGCGCTTTTTTAGTAAAGGCGCGCGCCAATTAATTAAAGATTATGTGATATTTCCGTTACTTGCTGGGCCATTATTTTTGTGGGTATTAGCGGGTAACTTAGTAGCAAATTTAATTCGTAACTTATGGACGTCGACCATAATATTTTGTGGTCACTTTACTGAGCAAACCCATACTTTTAAAGAACAAGACTGTGTAAACGAAAGCCAAGGGCAGTGGTATTACCGCCAAGTATTGGGCTCGTCAAATATTAAAGGGCCGCGTTGGTTTCATGTATTAACCGGGCATTTGAGTTTTCAAATTGAGCATCACTTGTTTCCAGATATGCCTTCGTCGCGTTATCAAGAAGTGGCACCGCAAGTACAAGCAGTATTGCAAAAACAAGGCATTGCCTACAATACTGGTGGGTTTTTTAGTCAATATGCCTCGGTGTTAAAGCGTATATTTCGGTATTCTTTTAAATAA